A genome region from Brassica oleracea var. oleracea cultivar TO1000 chromosome C2, BOL, whole genome shotgun sequence includes the following:
- the LOC106323765 gene encoding uncharacterized protein LOC106323765, which translates to MVGLRCVVFYCDWYDTTPDRGVKIDAFGVTSVHSRRKLQYYDPFILGSQADQVCYISYPRVTYRDDPWVTVTQINPRGRVDGTSDDDEPLQPESTSNAQAVEDLENVQLVENLTVFGHDAVVHSEPEEPNRLKITP; encoded by the exons ATGGTTGGATTGCGTTGTGTAGTATTCTATTGTGATTGGTATGACACCACCCCAGATAGAGGAGTGAAGATTGATGCGTTTGGTGTTACATCAGTTCATTCGCGGCGGAAACTTCAATATTATGATCCCTTCATTCTTGGTTCGCAAGCTGATCAG GTGTGCTACATCAGTTACCCTCGGGTGACGTACAGAGACGATCCATGGGTTACTGTAACGCAAATCAACCCAAGAGGACGAGTGGATGGAACTTCTGATGATGATGAACCATTGCAACCAGAGTCTACCAGCAACGCCCAGGCAGTTGAAGATTTGGAAAATGTTCAACTCGTTGAGAATTTGACTGTGTTTGGACATGATGCTGTCGTACATTCAGAGCCGGAAGAACCAAACCGCTTGAAAATAACACCCTAA
- the LOC106325681 gene encoding 26S protease regulatory subunit S10B homolog B-like, producing MEDGEEEISSRLVAIFTYTCVFNTRNSWQEETKTDKAYLEDLKIALEETEDELNYFTTTHAELVGEVVQPLGKERFLVKVNEGVRLIVNRSSLVDQSKLVSGTRVTLERRTFTIMRILPPEVNPLVHKMVCQHDGGDVSYSDLGGLTHQLRDVRDWIERPLIDPDIFERVGVKPPKGVLLYGPPGTGKTLLAKAISSNINSTFLMVVSSSLVSKYVGESPLMVREMFKYAREHQPCIIFLDEIDAIGRRRSSYGEGDTRECDRVLIELLSQLDGFNELDKVKVIMATNRPDVLDPALLRPGRIDKKIEFSLPNEDSRMRILKIHASGITKQGDIDYEKVVKLSEGFNGADMRNVCTEAGMLALRAGHDYVVPSDFIKAETKLGEAKKLESSAQYNADF from the exons ATGGAAGACGGAGAAGAAGAGATATCGAGTAGACTCGTAGCCATTTTTACGTACACGTGTGTTTTCAACACTCGCAACAGCTGGCAAGAAGAAACCAAAACTG ACAAAGCGTATTTGGAAGATTTAAAGATAGCGCTCGAAGAAACTGAAGACGAACTCAACTACTTTACCACTACTCATGCGGAATTGGTTGGAGAAGTTGTGCAACCTCTTGGCAAAGAAAGAT TTCTTGTGAAAGTAAACGAAGGAGTTCGTCTCATAGTGAATCGCTCAAGCTTAGTGGATCAGTCGAAGCTTGTTTCTGGAACCAGAGTTACTCTTGAGAGAAGAACGTTTACTATAATGAGAATCCTCCCTCCAGAGGTTAATCCATTGGTTCATAAGATGGTGTGTCAACATGATGGTGGTGATGTTAGTTACTCAGATCTTGGTGGGTTAACTCATCAGCTCAGAGATGTAAGAGACTGGATTGAACGTCCTCTCATAGATCCTGACATTTTTGAACGAGTTGGTGTAAAGCCTCCCAAG GGAGTGCTTCTCTATGGACCTCCTGGTACTGGAAAGACATTGTTAGCCAAAGCAATCTCTAGCAATATCAATTCAACTTTCTTGATG GTTGTTTCTAGCTCGCTTGTTAGCAAATACGTGGGAGAGAGTCCATTGATGGTGAGAGAGATGTTTAAATATGCCCGTGAACATCAA CCTTGCATCATCTTTTTGGATGAGATTGATGCTATTGGTAGACGTAGATCCAGCTACGGAGAAGGAGATACTAGAGAGTGTGACAGAGTCCTCATCGAGCTTCTCTCTCAACTTGATGGATTCAACGAACTTGATAAG GTGAAGGTTATAATGGCAACGAACAGACCTGATGTTCTTGACCCTGCGCTTCTTCGACCTGGTAGAATCGATAAGAAGATAGAGTTCTCATTGCCTAACGAAGATTCCAGAATGAGAATCCTTAAGATTCATGCTTCTGGTATTACTAAACAAGGAGATATCGACTACGAAAAGGTCGTGAAACTATCTGAG GGATTCAATGGAGCAGATATGCGTAACGTATGTACTGAAGCAGGGATGTTAGCTTTACGTGCAGGGCACGATTACGTTGTCCCCAGCGACTTCATCAAG GCTGAAACGAAACTAGGCGAAGCGAAGAAGCTTGAGTCTAGTGCACAATACAATGCTGATTTCTGA
- the LOC106325682 gene encoding 26S protease regulatory subunit 10B homolog A-like, giving the protein MEDVDEEIVRRINDEKVKRGIAIMRCKSKLHIRNINQERTKTVKENLEALKIRLEETEDELKYFTTTNAELVGEVMQPLGKERFLVKVNEGVRYIVNRSSLAAHSKLVSGTRVSLQRRTFTIMRILPPKVNPFVQKMVYQHDGGDVSYSDLGGLTHQLRDVRDWIERPLIDPDIFERVGVKPPKGVLLYGPPGTGKTLLAKAISSNINSTFLMVVSSSLVSKYVGESSLLVREMFKYAREHQISSLDDYLLPCIIFMDEIDAIGRRRSSYGEGDTSECDRVLIELLSQLDGFNELDKVTVIMATNRPDVLDPALLRPGRIDKKIEFSLPNEDSRMRIIKIHASGITKQGDIDYEKVVKLSEGFSGADMRNICTEAGMLSLRAGHDYVVPNDFIKAVTKLGEAKKLESSAHYSAGF; this is encoded by the exons ATGGAAGACGTAGATGAAGAGATAGTGAGGAGAATCAATGACGAGAAAGTGAAGAGAGGCATAGCCATTATGAGATGCAAGTCTAAACTCCACATTCGCAACATCAACCAAGAAAGAACCAAAACTG TAAAAGAGAATCTGGAAGCTTTAAAGATAAGACTCGAAGAAACTGAAGACGAACTCAAGTACTTTACCACTACTAATGCGGAATTGGTTGGAGAAGTTATGCAACCTCTAGGCAAAGAAAGAT TTCTTGTGAAAGTAAACGAAGGAGTTCGTTACATAGTTAATCGCTCAAGCTTAGCAGCTCACTCAAAGCTAGTTTCTGGAACCAGAGTTAGTCTTCAGAGAAGAACGTTTACTATAATGAGAATCCTCCCTCCTAAGGTTAATCCATTCGTTCAGAAGATGGTGTATCAACATGATGGTGGTGATGTTAGTTACTCAGATCTTGGTGGGTTAACTCATCAGCTCAGAGATGTAAGAGACTGGATTGAACGTCCTCTCATAGATCCTGACATTTTTGAACGAGTTGGTGTAAAGCCTCCCAAG GGAGTGCTTCTCTATGGACCTCCTGGTACTGGAAAGACATTGTTAGCCAAAGCAATCTCTAGCAATATCAATTCAACTTTCTTGATG GTTGTTTCTAGCTCGCTTGTTAGCAAATACGTGGGAGAGAGTTCATTGTTGGTGAGAGAGATGTTTAAGTATGCTCGTGAACATCAAATAAGTTCTCTTGATGACTACTTGTTG CCATGCATCATCTTTATGGATGAGATTGATGCTATTGGTAGACGTAGATCCAGCTACGGAGAAGGAGATACTAGTGAGTGTGACAGAGTTCTTATCGAGCTTCTCTCTCAACTTGATGGATTCAACGAACTTGATAAG GTGACAGTTATAATGGCAACAAACAGACCTGATGTTCTTGACCCTGCCCTTCTTCGACCTGGTAGAATCGATAAGAAGATAGAGTTCTCATTGCCTAACGAAGATTCCAGAATGAGAATCATTAAGATTCATGCTTCTGGAATTACTAAACAAGGAGATATCGACTACGAAAAAGTCGTGAAGCTATCTGAG GGATTCAGTGGAGCAGATATGCGTAACATATGTACCGAAGCAGGGATGTTATCTTTACGTGCAGGGCACGATTACGTTGTCCCCAACGACTTCATTAAG GCTGTAACGAAACTAGGCGAAGCGAAGAAACTTGAGTCCAGTGCACATTACAGTGCTGGTTTCTGA
- the LOC106327700 gene encoding lon protease 2, giving the protein MALPHILSSPPSSTSLSPSFKPKPPLSPAFASNLRRCKLTSFRCSSSSFSEKHHNANPPKPDDIVELPLFPLPLVLFPGAILPLQIFEFRYRIMMHTLLESDLRFGVVYSDAVSGSAAEVGCVGEVVKHERLVDDRFFLICKGQERFRVANLVRTKPYLVGEVTWLEDRPSGEENLDALASEVEVLMKEVIRLSNRLNGKAEKEVQDLRRNQFPTPFSFFVGSTFEGAPREQQALLELEDTAARLKRERETLRNTLNYLTAASAVKDVFPSSS; this is encoded by the coding sequence ATGGCGCTTCCACACATACTCTCTTCACCACCGTCTTCAACTTCGTTATCTCCGTCTTTCAAACCAAAGCCGCCTCTCTCACCGGCCTTTGCTAGTAATCTCCGACGGTGTAAGCTCACCTCCTTCCGATGTTCGTCGTCCTCTTTCTCCGAGAAGCATCACAACGCGAACCCTCCAAAACCCGATGACATCGTCGAGCTTCCTCTCTTCCCTCTCCCTCTCGTTCTCTTCCCCGGCGCAATCCTCCCTCTCCAGATCTTCGAGTTCCGTTACCGCATCATGATGCACACTCTCCTCGAGTCCGACCTCCGCTTCGGCGTCGTTTACTCAGACGCCGTCTCCGGCTCCGCCGCAGAGGTCGGATGCGTCGGGGAGGTAGTCAAGCACGAGAGGCTAGTCGACGACAGGTTCTTTTTGATATGCAAAGGACAAGAGAGGTTTCGTGTCGCGAATCTTGTCCGAACGAAACCTTACCTCGTCGGGGAGGTGACGTGGCTGGAGGACCGTCCTTCCGGGGAAGAGAATCTTGACGCGTTGGCGAGTGAGGTGGAGGTTTTGATGAAGGAAGTGATTAGATTGTCGAACAGGTTGAATGGGAAGGCGGAGAAGGAAGTTCAGGATCTGAGGAGGAATCAGTTTCCGACACCGTTCTCGTTCTTTGTCGGAAGCACGTTCGAAGGAGCGCCTAGAGAGCAGCAAGCGTTGCTGGAGCTGGAGGATACGGCGGCGAGGTTGAAGAGGGAAAGAGAGACGTTGAGGAATACACTCAATTACTTGACTGCTGCTTCTGCTGTCAAAGATGTCTTCCCTTCGTCCTCTTAG